From Leifsonia sp. fls2-241-R2A-40a, one genomic window encodes:
- a CDS encoding DUF6350 family protein, which translates to MSRTTVALLAALEALIIAAIGLGICLVPITILWAAQYQLGADFAVVWRSAADIWLVGHGVNLTVSLDPQTVGRLGLPGAAVPFQVTIALLGFAALTAGLGVRTGMRAAETDQRWVGASSALAAFAAISALVVLSAGSAVVQPSVWQGILLPPFVYAIGIAAGFGFDALRGGAPDEGMRGSRPVDGIASERPDSAPGTSAAPISLTALRSRAVDLPESLRVGAMAAVRAGTAATAMVIGIAALLLALLIFGGYGTIISLYEQLQTGVAGGAALTIGQLALLPNLVIWMASWLVGPGFALGTGSSVSPLGTALGPLPGLPLFGIIPSGSVPFGLIGVLVPVLAGFVAGVLLRGRRGAGGSTLADGVRSLLLTAAGIGVVAGIELGLLAWWSSGSLGPGRLHDVGPNAWLVGALAAAEVAVAAAIGLAAGSRSRR; encoded by the coding sequence ATGAGTCGCACAACCGTCGCCCTGCTCGCCGCGCTGGAGGCGCTCATCATCGCCGCGATCGGCCTCGGCATCTGCCTGGTCCCGATCACGATCCTCTGGGCGGCGCAGTACCAGCTCGGCGCCGACTTCGCGGTGGTGTGGCGGTCCGCGGCGGACATCTGGCTCGTGGGTCACGGCGTCAACCTCACGGTGAGCCTCGACCCGCAGACGGTGGGCCGGCTGGGGCTGCCGGGCGCGGCGGTGCCGTTCCAGGTGACGATCGCCCTGCTCGGTTTCGCCGCCCTGACCGCTGGCCTCGGAGTCCGCACCGGGATGCGTGCGGCCGAGACGGATCAGCGCTGGGTGGGTGCGTCGAGCGCGCTCGCCGCCTTCGCGGCGATCTCGGCGCTGGTGGTGCTGTCGGCCGGCTCCGCGGTGGTGCAGCCGTCGGTGTGGCAGGGCATCCTCCTCCCGCCGTTCGTGTACGCGATCGGCATCGCCGCCGGGTTCGGCTTCGATGCGCTGCGTGGCGGGGCGCCGGACGAGGGGATGCGCGGCTCGCGTCCGGTGGACGGGATCGCCTCGGAGCGGCCGGATTCCGCCCCGGGGACGAGTGCGGCGCCGATCTCCCTGACCGCCCTGCGGAGCCGGGCGGTCGACCTGCCGGAGAGCCTCCGGGTCGGCGCGATGGCGGCCGTCCGCGCGGGCACCGCGGCGACGGCCATGGTCATCGGGATCGCGGCTCTCCTTCTCGCCCTGCTGATCTTCGGCGGCTACGGCACCATCATCAGCCTGTACGAGCAGTTGCAGACCGGTGTCGCCGGTGGAGCGGCGCTGACCATCGGGCAGCTGGCGCTCCTCCCGAACCTGGTGATCTGGATGGCGTCGTGGCTGGTCGGCCCCGGGTTCGCCCTCGGAACCGGTTCGTCGGTCAGCCCGCTCGGCACTGCGCTCGGGCCGCTGCCCGGGCTGCCGCTGTTCGGCATCATCCCGTCCGGCAGCGTCCCCTTCGGCCTGATCGGTGTCCTGGTGCCCGTGCTCGCGGGCTTCGTGGCGGGCGTGCTGCTGCGCGGCCGCCGGGGTGCGGGTGGCTCGACTCTCGCGGACGGGGTCCGCTCTCTGCTGCTCACCGCAGCGGGGATCGGAGTGGTCGCGGGCATCGAGCTCGGACTGCTGGCCTGGTGGTCCTCCGGGTCCCTCGGCCCGGGACGACTGCACGACGTCGGACCGAACGCCTGGCTGGTCGGCGCGCTCGCGGCGGCCGAGGTCGCCGTCGCTGCGGCGATCGGACTGGCCGCGGGGAGCCGATCCCGGCGGTGA
- a CDS encoding bZIP transcription factor, whose product MARLSNSELERRLSELEAENAALRAQVGSDTEVLPVDAAAAPAVRKRRSWGWTLLATVLIVLGAILAPLAVVASWAKVQLTDTDSFVATYAPLAHDPGVQSFVTDQAVKAVQDNVDIPQVTSQVIDGITGLGTGPVATKALESLKGPLAQGIVSLMRSTVQRFVASDAFAQVWQQALRTSHEQLIATMQNNPKAAIAVGADGSVGIQLAPIIDRVKQLLIDQGLTFASRIPTVDRTVTIAQNSSIPTLQVVYGLALAAGAWLPWVALGLLALGVLVARRRAVALVWAAVALGLGMAVVLGAIGIGRVVFVASASPSLIPSGLARTLFTTVTTAMIDTAVAVLVLAVVVALVAWYSGPFAVPRRLRGFFGSGVAWVRESAERHGITTGRAGVWMYTQRTLLRAIVAAIAAAVVLFVRPLTPSLIIWTLVLAALAVAILELVQRPAVTVPESADDETPVVTVS is encoded by the coding sequence ATGGCTCGTCTGTCGAATTCGGAACTCGAGCGACGCCTGTCCGAGCTGGAGGCGGAGAACGCCGCCCTGCGCGCCCAGGTCGGTTCGGACACCGAGGTCCTCCCGGTCGATGCGGCCGCCGCACCCGCCGTCCGCAAACGCCGCAGCTGGGGCTGGACCCTGCTGGCGACGGTGCTCATCGTCCTCGGCGCCATCCTGGCGCCTCTCGCCGTCGTGGCCTCCTGGGCGAAAGTGCAGCTGACCGACACCGACTCGTTCGTCGCCACCTACGCTCCGCTCGCACACGATCCTGGCGTGCAGAGCTTCGTCACCGACCAAGCGGTCAAGGCGGTGCAGGACAACGTCGACATCCCGCAGGTGACCTCGCAGGTCATCGACGGGATCACCGGGCTCGGCACCGGCCCGGTCGCCACCAAGGCGCTGGAGTCGCTGAAGGGCCCGCTCGCGCAGGGCATCGTCTCCCTCATGCGTTCCACGGTGCAGCGGTTCGTCGCGTCGGACGCCTTCGCCCAGGTCTGGCAGCAGGCGCTCCGCACCAGCCACGAGCAGCTGATCGCGACGATGCAGAACAACCCGAAGGCCGCCATCGCCGTCGGTGCGGACGGCTCGGTCGGCATCCAGCTCGCCCCGATCATCGATCGCGTCAAACAGCTGCTGATCGACCAGGGACTCACCTTCGCCTCGCGGATACCCACCGTCGACCGCACGGTGACGATCGCGCAGAACTCTTCCATCCCGACGCTGCAGGTGGTCTACGGGCTTGCGCTGGCGGCGGGGGCGTGGCTGCCCTGGGTCGCGCTCGGGCTGCTCGCGCTGGGTGTCCTGGTCGCACGGCGGCGGGCGGTCGCACTCGTGTGGGCGGCCGTGGCGCTGGGGCTCGGGATGGCCGTGGTGCTCGGCGCGATCGGGATCGGCCGCGTCGTCTTCGTCGCATCCGCGTCGCCGTCGCTGATTCCGTCGGGTCTCGCCCGCACCCTGTTCACCACGGTGACGACGGCGATGATCGACACCGCCGTCGCGGTGCTCGTGCTCGCCGTCGTCGTCGCTCTCGTCGCCTGGTACTCCGGACCGTTCGCGGTGCCCCGGCGACTGCGCGGGTTCTTCGGCTCCGGCGTGGCCTGGGTGCGCGAGTCGGCCGAGCGCCACGGCATCACGACCGGACGCGCGGGCGTGTGGATGTACACCCAGCGCACGCTGCTGCGTGCCATCGTCGCCGCGATCGCGGCCGCCGTCGTGCTCTTCGTGCGACCGCTCACGCCCTCCCTCATCATCTGGACGCTGGTGCTCGCCGCGCTGGCCGTGGCGATCCTCGAACTGGTGCAACGACCTGCCGTGACCGTGCCGGAATCGGCCGACGACGAGACGCCGGTCGTGACGGTCTCCTGA
- the purN gene encoding phosphoribosylglycinamide formyltransferase, translating to MLSIVVLISGGGSNLRALLEASEDAEFPARVVAVGADREADGLEHAERFGIPTFTVPYTSYPSREEWGDALLEQIRQWEPDLTILSGFMRLVPPRVVDALSPDLINTHPAYLPEFPGAHAVRDALAAGVTQTGASLIVVDNGVDAGPIISQERVEVLPGDTEASLHERIKPVERRLLIDAVLDIANGHIDLEELARA from the coding sequence GTGCTCTCGATTGTGGTGCTGATCTCCGGTGGCGGCTCGAACCTGCGTGCACTGCTGGAGGCGTCGGAGGATGCCGAGTTCCCGGCCCGTGTCGTCGCAGTGGGTGCCGACCGCGAGGCCGACGGCCTCGAGCACGCCGAGCGGTTCGGCATCCCGACTTTCACGGTCCCGTACACGTCGTACCCGAGCCGTGAGGAGTGGGGCGACGCGCTGCTGGAGCAGATCCGGCAGTGGGAGCCAGACCTCACCATCCTGTCCGGCTTCATGCGCCTCGTGCCGCCGCGGGTCGTGGATGCGCTCTCGCCCGACCTGATCAACACCCACCCCGCCTACCTGCCCGAGTTCCCCGGTGCCCATGCCGTTCGGGATGCGCTGGCCGCGGGAGTGACCCAGACCGGCGCCAGCCTGATCGTCGTCGACAACGGCGTGGATGCCGGCCCGATCATCAGCCAGGAACGCGTCGAGGTGCTGCCCGGCGACACCGAGGCCAGCCTGCACGAACGCATCAAACCCGTGGAGCGACGGCTGCTCATCGACGCCGTGCTCGACATCGCCAACGGACACATCGACCTCGAGGAGCTTGCCCGAGCATGA
- the purH gene encoding bifunctional phosphoribosylaminoimidazolecarboxamide formyltransferase/IMP cyclohydrolase: MSGPRHDPSLYRERDLVPIRRALISVSDKSGLLDLAKALADAGVEIVSTGSTAQTIRDAGHAVTDVASVTGFPESLDGRVKTLHPAIHSGLLADLRLASHEEQLKDLGIEPFELVVVNLYPFVETVASGAVGDDVVEQIDIGGPAMVRASAKNHANVAIVVSPADYADVVEAVAAGGTTFDQRRALAAKAFAHTASYDGAVAAWFAGEAPSTDDFPERWEARAELKQTLRYGENSHQAAALYADPAGRGIAQATQLGGKEMSYNNYVDADAALRSAYDFDRPAVAIIKHANPCGIAVADDIAEAHRKAHECDPVSAYGGVIAANRTVTLAMAETVKGIFTEVLIAPAFEPEALELLQTKKNLRILQLPADYARALTEFRQISGGVLVQDTDRFTEFTSDGWTLVAGEEADAATRADLEFAWKACRAVKSNAILLAHDGASVGVGMGQVNRVDSCHLAVTRAGDRARGSVAASDAFFPFADGAQILIDAGVRAIVQPGGSIRDEEVVEAAKAAGVTMYFTGERHFFH; the protein is encoded by the coding sequence ATGAGCGGACCCCGCCACGACCCCAGCCTGTACCGCGAGCGGGACCTCGTCCCGATCCGCCGAGCGCTGATCTCGGTCAGCGACAAGAGCGGACTCCTCGACCTGGCGAAAGCCCTGGCCGACGCCGGCGTGGAGATCGTCTCGACCGGCTCGACGGCCCAGACCATCCGCGACGCGGGCCACGCGGTCACGGACGTCGCCAGCGTCACCGGCTTCCCCGAGTCGCTCGACGGCCGCGTCAAGACGCTGCATCCGGCCATCCACTCCGGGCTGCTCGCCGACCTGCGGCTGGCCTCGCACGAGGAGCAGCTGAAGGATCTCGGCATCGAGCCGTTCGAGCTCGTCGTCGTCAACCTGTACCCGTTCGTCGAGACGGTGGCCTCCGGCGCCGTCGGCGACGATGTCGTGGAGCAGATCGACATCGGCGGACCGGCGATGGTGCGCGCGTCCGCGAAGAACCACGCCAACGTCGCCATCGTGGTGTCGCCGGCGGACTACGCCGACGTGGTCGAGGCGGTCGCCGCGGGAGGCACGACCTTCGATCAGCGCCGTGCGCTCGCCGCCAAGGCGTTCGCGCACACCGCCTCGTACGACGGCGCGGTGGCGGCCTGGTTCGCGGGCGAGGCGCCCTCGACCGACGACTTCCCCGAGCGCTGGGAGGCCCGCGCCGAGCTCAAGCAGACGCTGCGCTACGGCGAGAACTCCCACCAGGCGGCGGCGCTCTACGCCGACCCGGCGGGACGCGGCATCGCGCAGGCGACGCAGCTCGGCGGCAAGGAGATGTCGTACAACAACTACGTGGATGCGGACGCCGCTCTGCGCAGTGCCTACGACTTCGACCGTCCCGCCGTCGCGATCATCAAGCACGCCAACCCCTGCGGGATCGCGGTCGCCGACGACATCGCCGAGGCGCACCGCAAGGCGCACGAGTGCGATCCCGTCTCGGCCTACGGCGGTGTGATCGCGGCCAACCGCACGGTCACCCTGGCCATGGCCGAGACGGTGAAGGGCATCTTCACCGAGGTGCTCATCGCGCCGGCCTTCGAGCCGGAGGCGCTCGAGCTGCTGCAGACCAAGAAGAACCTGCGGATCCTGCAGCTGCCCGCCGACTACGCCCGCGCGCTCACCGAGTTCCGGCAGATCTCGGGCGGCGTGCTGGTGCAGGACACCGACCGCTTCACCGAGTTCACCAGCGACGGCTGGACCCTCGTCGCGGGCGAGGAGGCGGACGCCGCCACCCGCGCCGACCTCGAGTTCGCCTGGAAGGCCTGCCGCGCGGTCAAGTCGAACGCCATTCTCCTCGCCCACGACGGCGCCTCGGTCGGCGTGGGCATGGGACAGGTCAACCGCGTCGACTCGTGCCACCTCGCGGTCACGCGCGCGGGGGACCGTGCGCGCGGCTCGGTCGCAGCCTCCGATGCGTTCTTCCCGTTCGCCGACGGCGCGCAGATCCTGATCGACGCGGGCGTGCGCGCCATCGTCCAGCCGGGCGGCAGCATCCGCGACGAGGAGGTCGTCGAGGCGGCGAAGGCGGCCGGCGTGACGATGTACTTCACCGGGGAACGGCACTTCTTCCACTGA
- a CDS encoding Glu/Leu/Phe/Val dehydrogenase family protein → MSVLPTDLPHETLHVVKGRRSGLTISIAVHSTVLGPALGGCRVWTYDSWQEAVADSLRLAEGMTLKNSAAGLNRGGGKAVVYLPRGTVLSPTERFEAMLDLGDAVETLGGSYMTAEDVGTSAEDMSVVATRTSHVCGLPPSEGGVGEPSDATAAGVYAGLQSTLERVFGSRSVEGRRVTVLGLGHVGSLIAMRLASEGAVLTATDVNPAKRALADALGATWVEPDEAHRVEGDLFVPAGVGGALTDSVIDELRVAAVVGPANNQLAARDGAERLAARGILWAPDFVVNAGGVIFLSMAGEPGVTAEATQERVERIGDSVAEIFRVAEERGVTTLQAAEELALERLREPANA, encoded by the coding sequence ATGTCCGTCCTGCCCACAGACCTGCCGCACGAAACACTGCACGTCGTGAAGGGGAGGCGGAGCGGGCTCACCATCAGCATCGCGGTCCACTCCACCGTCCTCGGCCCCGCCCTCGGCGGCTGCCGCGTCTGGACTTACGACTCCTGGCAGGAGGCGGTGGCAGACTCGTTGCGCCTCGCCGAGGGGATGACCCTCAAGAACTCCGCCGCCGGACTCAACCGCGGCGGCGGCAAGGCCGTGGTGTACCTCCCGCGCGGAACGGTGCTCTCGCCGACCGAGCGCTTCGAAGCGATGCTCGACCTGGGCGACGCGGTCGAGACGCTCGGCGGCAGCTACATGACCGCAGAGGATGTGGGCACGAGCGCCGAGGACATGTCCGTCGTCGCCACCCGCACCTCGCACGTGTGCGGCCTCCCGCCGTCGGAGGGCGGTGTGGGCGAGCCGAGCGACGCCACAGCAGCCGGTGTCTACGCGGGCCTGCAGTCCACCCTGGAGCGCGTCTTCGGATCGCGCTCGGTCGAGGGCCGTCGGGTGACCGTCCTCGGGCTCGGGCACGTGGGCTCGCTCATCGCGATGCGCCTGGCGAGCGAGGGCGCCGTGCTGACCGCGACCGACGTCAATCCCGCGAAGCGCGCGCTGGCGGATGCGCTGGGCGCCACCTGGGTGGAGCCGGACGAGGCGCACCGCGTCGAAGGCGACCTCTTCGTGCCCGCCGGTGTCGGCGGGGCGCTGACCGACAGTGTCATCGACGAGCTGCGCGTCGCCGCGGTCGTCGGCCCGGCCAACAACCAGCTGGCCGCGCGCGACGGCGCCGAGCGGCTCGCGGCTCGCGGCATCCTCTGGGCGCCCGACTTCGTCGTCAACGCGGGCGGCGTCATCTTCCTCTCGATGGCCGGCGAGCCGGGCGTCACCGCGGAGGCGACGCAGGAGCGGGTGGAGCGCATCGGCGATTCGGTCGCCGAGATCTTCCGGGTGGCGGAGGAGCGCGGGGTCACCACGCTGCAGGCCGCCGAGGAGCTCGCGCTCGAGCGACTGCGGGAGCCAGCAAACGCATAG
- the sucD gene encoding succinate--CoA ligase subunit alpha has protein sequence MSIFLNKDSKVIVQGITGGEGTKHTALMLKAGTQVVGGVNARKAGTTVTHGDVELPVFGTVVEAIEKTGADVSIIFVPPAFAKDAMVEAIDAEIPLLVVITEGIPVQDSAEAWAYAKEKGDKTRIIGPNCPGIITPGESLVGITPATITGKGPIGLVSKSGTLTYQMMYELRDLGFSTAIGIGGDPVIGTTHIDALAAFEADPETKAIVMIGEIGGDAEERAADFIKANVTKPVVGYVAGFTAPEGKTMGHAGAIVSGSAGTAQAKKEALEAAGVKVGKTPSETAALLREVYAAL, from the coding sequence ATGTCTATCTTCCTCAACAAGGATTCCAAGGTCATCGTCCAGGGCATCACCGGCGGCGAGGGCACCAAGCACACGGCGCTGATGCTGAAGGCCGGCACCCAGGTGGTCGGCGGCGTCAACGCCCGCAAGGCGGGCACGACGGTCACGCACGGCGATGTCGAGCTGCCGGTCTTCGGCACCGTCGTCGAGGCGATCGAGAAGACCGGCGCCGATGTGTCGATCATCTTCGTGCCCCCGGCGTTCGCGAAGGATGCGATGGTCGAGGCGATCGACGCCGAGATCCCGCTGCTGGTCGTCATCACCGAAGGGATCCCCGTCCAGGATTCCGCCGAGGCGTGGGCGTACGCGAAGGAGAAGGGCGACAAGACCCGGATCATCGGCCCGAACTGCCCCGGCATCATCACCCCGGGGGAGTCGCTCGTCGGCATCACCCCCGCCACGATCACCGGCAAGGGCCCGATCGGGCTCGTGTCGAAGTCGGGCACCCTGACGTACCAGATGATGTACGAGCTCCGTGACCTGGGCTTCTCCACGGCCATCGGCATCGGCGGCGACCCGGTCATCGGGACGACGCACATCGACGCGCTCGCCGCGTTCGAGGCCGACCCCGAGACGAAGGCCATCGTGATGATCGGCGAGATCGGCGGCGACGCCGAGGAGCGTGCGGCCGACTTCATCAAGGCGAACGTCACGAAGCCGGTCGTCGGCTACGTGGCGGGCTTCACGGCCCCCGAGGGCAAGACCATGGGCCACGCCGGCGCCATCGTGTCGGGCTCGGCGGGCACAGCCCAGGCCAAGAAGGAAGCGCTGGAGGCCGCGGGCGTCAAGGTCGGCAAGACGCCGTCCGAGACGGCCGCGCTGCTGCGCGAGGTCTACGCGGCGCTCTAG
- the ddaH gene encoding dimethylargininase, which translates to MTSSWGRRLAASISAAVAVAAIAFVASTVVILVASQLNSAALATTTPYVGWNALVALVLGFAAALLGAFDRRWIAVVSGIVIALVSTVLGTLILFTVLKVTLSGDAWGQLFGSFIGINLPFWLSVAIAFPTAGYAVYRAVDNGERTERRVALVRIPAANVAEGLITHIDPQPVDTELADKQWDAYVAALSEAGWQTVEVASADRMADSVFVEDTAVVFGDTAVITLPGAESRRGETEGTEAALRAQGLRLERIEAPGTLEGGDVLKVGSTVYVGRGGRTNAEGIRQLRAIVAPLGYTVVAVPVTKALHLKTAVTALPDGTVIGYEPIVDDTRVFERFLPVPEAHGTAVVVLADDTVLMSSSAPQSVALVEDLGYTVVQVDISEFEKLEGCVTCLSIRIR; encoded by the coding sequence ATGACGTCTTCCTGGGGCCGCCGGCTCGCCGCATCCATCTCCGCCGCTGTCGCTGTCGCAGCGATCGCGTTCGTCGCCTCGACGGTCGTGATCCTGGTCGCCAGCCAGCTCAACTCGGCGGCGCTCGCCACAACGACGCCGTACGTCGGATGGAACGCGCTGGTCGCCCTGGTGTTGGGCTTCGCAGCAGCGTTGCTCGGCGCCTTCGACCGGCGGTGGATCGCCGTGGTGTCGGGCATCGTGATCGCTCTGGTGAGCACGGTGCTCGGCACGCTGATCCTCTTCACGGTGCTGAAGGTGACGCTGTCGGGTGATGCGTGGGGCCAGCTGTTCGGCTCGTTCATCGGGATCAACCTGCCGTTCTGGCTGTCGGTCGCGATCGCGTTCCCGACGGCGGGCTACGCCGTGTACCGCGCGGTGGACAACGGGGAGCGCACCGAGCGCCGTGTCGCGCTGGTGCGCATCCCGGCCGCGAATGTCGCCGAGGGCCTCATCACGCACATCGATCCGCAGCCGGTCGACACGGAGCTCGCTGACAAGCAGTGGGACGCCTACGTCGCCGCCCTCTCCGAGGCCGGCTGGCAGACCGTCGAGGTCGCGAGCGCCGACCGCATGGCAGACTCCGTCTTCGTCGAGGACACCGCCGTGGTCTTCGGCGACACCGCCGTCATCACGCTCCCCGGCGCCGAGTCGCGTCGTGGCGAGACGGAGGGCACCGAGGCCGCGCTGCGCGCGCAGGGCCTGCGCCTGGAGCGCATCGAGGCTCCGGGAACGCTCGAGGGCGGCGACGTGCTGAAGGTCGGGTCCACGGTCTACGTCGGCCGCGGCGGACGCACCAACGCCGAGGGCATCCGCCAGCTGCGCGCGATCGTCGCGCCGCTCGGGTACACCGTCGTCGCGGTGCCCGTCACCAAGGCCCTGCACCTGAAGACCGCCGTGACCGCCCTGCCCGACGGCACGGTCATCGGCTACGAGCCCATCGTCGACGACACCCGCGTGTTCGAGCGCTTCCTGCCGGTGCCCGAGGCCCACGGGACCGCGGTCGTGGTCCTCGCCGACGACACCGTGCTGATGTCGTCGTCCGCCCCCCAGTCGGTCGCGCTCGTCGAAGACCTCGGCTACACCGTCGTCCAGGTCGACATCTCCGAGTTCGAGAAGCTCGAAGGATGCGTCACCTGTCTTTCGATCCGGATCCGCTGA